One window of Hypanus sabinus isolate sHypSab1 chromosome 18, sHypSab1.hap1, whole genome shotgun sequence genomic DNA carries:
- the LOC132377540 gene encoding C3a anaphylatoxin chemotactic receptor-like: MTTTLADFDQYWQNYPLYPSIGQDGEETFSFSLVLFSIICLLGMCGNGLVIWIVVLEERKTVSMIWLLNLSVADFIFTALLPFTITHQALGNHWPFGHFLCKFLPFTNQLTMFASVFTLTAIALDRFISIIFPIWSQNHRTVRLAVAVSSVVWILAVAPSVPFFLIRKDEEEGGGAICFYNEDEYNLSHLILARFALAFLLPFITIAFCYAVITRKVRRRFKRSSDRSCRVTGMVICAFFICWLPFHVLYLVHSTTGQYFATALPLATCLAYANSCINPVLYTFAGRGSYLHIKRRIRLALKNFQAEMSNSGSRSESRLSRAIV; the protein is encoded by the coding sequence ATGACGACAACTCTGGCAGATTTTGATCAGTACTGGCAGAACTACCCACTGTATCCTTCAATTGGCCAGGACGGGGAGGAGACATTCTCATTCTCTCTGGTGCTTTTCAGCATCATCTGCCTCCTGGGCATGTGCGGGAATGGACTGGTTATCTGGATCGTGGTTTTGGAAGAGAGGAAGACGGTCAGCATGATCTGGCTCCTGAACCTCTCCGTGGCTGACTTCATCTTCACAGCACTGCTACCCTTTACCATTACCCATCAGGCCCTGGGCAACCACTGGCCATTCGGGCACTTCCTGTGTAAGTTCCTCCCCTTCACCAACCAGCTGACCATGTTCGCCAGCGTCTTCACGCTGACCGCTATTGCCCTGGACAGGTTCATCTCCATCATCTTCCCCATCTGGTCACAGAATCACCGGACGGTGAGGCTGGCGGTCGCTGTTTCATCAGTGGTGTGGATATTGGCTGTGGCGCCCAGCGTCCCCTTCTTCCTGATCCGGAAggatgaggaggagggagggggggcAATTTGCTTCTACAACGAGGATGAGTACAACCTCAGCCACCTGATATTGGCGAGGTTTGCTCTTGCCTTCTTGTTGCCGTTTATCACAATAGCTTTTTGCTACGCCGTCATCACACGCAAGGTGAGACGGAGGTTCAAGAGATCGTCAGACAGGTCGTGTAGGGTCACCGGCATGGTCATCTGTGCGTTCTTCATCTGCTGGCTACCCTTCCACGTACTGTACCTTGTGCACTCCACCACCGGGCAGTACTTCGCCACTGCCCTGCCTCTGGCCACCTGCCTGGCGTACGCCAACAGCTGCATCAACCCTGTGCTCTACACATTCGCTGGCCGCGGCTCCTACCTGCACATCAAGAGGAGAATCCGGCTCGCGCTGAAGAACTTCCAGGCGGAGATGAGcaacagtgggtccaggtccgaGTCCAGGCTCAGCCGGGCCATAGTGTGA